Proteins from a single region of Candidatus Syntrophoarchaeum caldarius:
- a CDS encoding Uncharacterized conserved protein UCP024492, which produces MKNGSPPQLTIYTIGHSNIELEDFLSLLEGIEVVVDVRSVPFSKYAPQFNLKNVKSALESIGIEYKYLGNVLGGRPKDEDCYENGKVVYENIMRKEWYRKGISALIELAAKKKVAIMCSEEDPYRCHRHHLISQSLLKEGMEIFHIRGDGRKENVEKPKKRTVQLTLV; this is translated from the coding sequence ATGAAAAACGGCTCACCACCCCAGCTCACTATCTACACAATCGGACACAGCAACATCGAACTTGAGGATTTTTTGAGCTTGCTGGAGGGTATTGAGGTGGTTGTGGATGTAAGGAGCGTTCCATTCAGTAAATACGCTCCTCAGTTCAATCTAAAAAATGTAAAAAGTGCACTCGAATCGATCGGTATTGAGTACAAATATCTTGGAAATGTCCTTGGAGGAAGACCAAAGGATGAGGACTGTTATGAGAATGGAAAAGTAGTTTACGAAAATATAATGAGAAAAGAGTGGTATAGAAAAGGTATCTCGGCATTGATTGAGCTTGCAGCGAAGAAGAAAGTGGCGATCATGTGTAGCGAAGAGGATCCTTACCGGTGTCACAGGCATCATCTGATCTCACAGAGCTTACTTAAAGAGGGAATGGAAATCTTTCATATAAGGGGTGATGGAAGAAAGGAGAATGTGGAGAAGCCGAAAAAGCGGACAGTTCAACTTACGCTGGTATGA
- a CDS encoding protein containing DUF488, which translates to MKIYTIGFTRKSAKEFFEILKRNDVKQVVDIRLNNTSQLAGFTKKNDLAYFLKELCGIEYYHFKFLAPTKEIRDRYIESKDWDVYVEEYLRLLEERGVIDKLERSFFEMRTCLLCSEPTAEHCHRRLLAEYLKKQWGDVEVVHL; encoded by the coding sequence ATGAAGATATACACGATCGGATTTACAAGAAAGAGTGCGAAGGAGTTCTTTGAGATACTCAAAAGAAACGATGTCAAGCAGGTAGTGGATATAAGGCTCAATAACACATCTCAGCTTGCTGGGTTCACAAAGAAAAACGATCTGGCGTATTTTTTAAAGGAGCTATGCGGAATAGAGTATTACCATTTTAAATTTCTTGCCCCAACAAAGGAGATCAGAGATCGATACATCGAGAGCAAGGATTGGGATGTTTATGTTGAAGAATATCTCAGGCTACTTGAGGAGAGAGGCGTTATTGATAAACTTGAGAGGTCGTTCTTTGAGATGAGAACATGCCTTTTATGTAGCGAGCCAACAGCAGAACACTGCCACAGGAGATTATTGGCTGAATATCTCAAGAAACAGTGGGGGGATGTTGAGGTGGTGCATTTGTGA
- a CDS encoding ATP-dependent DNA helicase RecQ, with product MVITDLSRMEGDRVCIFGIDEERRPIRPVISYRGVRESDLFDEEGNQIIKPFAEVEFDFLHPLPKPPHTEDWEINTIYKPRLIKNLSEDERKVFLEEVLDGSVKEIFGAVIHENRYINPWEGERSLGTVKIKEVLDVNYSMKEEGKYKYRLKFLDVAGDAYDLPVTDCAFRRYCDHERIQNQKSMGLIGAELQRRFNQSKVYLRVGLARPFPEKYYRCYLQISGLYTFPDYKGEDGDCGNEVDMESAHQALQKYFGYTSFLPLQKDIIRDVLLKNDIFVLMPTGGGKSLCYQLPALLLDGVTVVISPLIALMKDQVDDLRANGIAAACINSSLSPDEIQAVKTKLLKNRIKILYVAPERMMQPGFLSFLQRLNIGPIAVDEAHCISEWGHDFRPEYRRLSLLKEIFPQTPLIALTATAITAVQRDIIRELRLNDPKIYKASFNRKNLFYQVKPKYDGYSQLIQYLENHKGDSGIIYCQSRKSADELANKLQKERYRVLPYHAGLSSDLRNETQNKFVKDDFEIIVATIAFGMGIDKSNIRFVVHYDLPKNLESYYQETGRAGRDGDKADCILFFSRGDKAKIEYFIEQKSEERERRIAYKKLHDMVEFCESQGCRRKILLKYFGEAYDKTNCGSCDNCIEPKEKIDGTNIAQKIILCVSQVKERFGVNYIADVLCGSKSQKIIRNRHDILSIYGTGREYSRKRWQTFTRELIQLGFLRLEGDRYPIVKLTQKSQDILSGEEQVLLTRPVEEVRITEKSADEDFDHDLFEMLRGLRKRLADAEGMPPYIIFHDSSLKAMARYFPQTLSDFRKIDGVGESKLEKYGEIFVKEIADYCQDYRIEHIRKVHPRAYEPWTKDEDERLIREYRSGKSIEELMELFGRQSGGIKSRLKKLGLH from the coding sequence GTGGTTATTACTGATTTAAGCAGAATGGAAGGTGATAGGGTATGTATATTCGGCATCGACGAAGAAAGAAGACCAATAAGACCCGTAATTTCTTATCGAGGGGTAAGAGAAAGTGATCTCTTTGATGAAGAAGGTAACCAGATTATAAAGCCATTTGCAGAGGTAGAGTTTGATTTTCTCCATCCTTTGCCTAAACCACCGCATACAGAAGATTGGGAGATAAACACGATATACAAGCCAAGATTGATAAAAAATCTCTCAGAGGATGAAAGAAAGGTGTTTTTAGAGGAAGTACTGGATGGATCGGTTAAAGAGATCTTTGGAGCGGTGATTCATGAAAATCGTTACATAAATCCATGGGAAGGGGAGAGATCACTCGGAACGGTGAAGATAAAAGAGGTTTTGGATGTTAATTATTCGATGAAAGAAGAAGGGAAATACAAATACAGGCTAAAATTTTTAGATGTAGCCGGAGATGCTTATGACCTACCGGTCACGGATTGTGCATTCAGGAGGTATTGTGATCATGAGAGAATTCAAAATCAGAAGAGCATGGGACTTATCGGGGCTGAGCTGCAGAGGAGATTTAACCAGAGCAAAGTTTATCTTCGTGTGGGTCTTGCGAGACCTTTTCCTGAAAAGTACTACAGGTGTTATCTACAGATCTCTGGTTTATACACTTTCCCGGATTATAAGGGTGAGGATGGAGATTGTGGAAATGAAGTCGATATGGAATCAGCGCATCAGGCACTGCAAAAATACTTTGGCTATACATCATTTCTTCCCCTCCAGAAAGACATTATCAGGGATGTTCTCCTGAAAAACGATATTTTTGTGCTGATGCCAACTGGCGGTGGTAAATCTCTGTGTTATCAGTTACCTGCACTTCTTCTGGATGGCGTAACGGTGGTTATCTCACCACTCATTGCATTGATGAAGGATCAGGTGGATGATTTGAGGGCAAACGGGATTGCTGCAGCCTGCATCAACAGTTCACTGAGTCCCGATGAGATACAGGCGGTAAAAACAAAATTGCTGAAGAATAGAATCAAGATTCTTTATGTGGCTCCCGAAAGAATGATGCAGCCTGGTTTTTTATCATTTTTACAGCGATTGAATATCGGCCCCATCGCGGTTGATGAAGCTCACTGTATCTCTGAGTGGGGGCATGATTTCAGGCCTGAGTATCGCCGATTGAGCCTGCTCAAAGAAATCTTTCCTCAAACACCTTTAATCGCATTGACAGCGACCGCTATTACTGCTGTACAGAGAGATATTATAAGAGAGTTAAGGTTAAACGATCCGAAGATATATAAAGCGAGTTTTAACCGAAAAAACTTGTTCTATCAGGTCAAACCAAAATATGATGGCTATTCCCAATTGATCCAGTATTTAGAGAATCACAAAGGTGATTCAGGGATAATTTATTGTCAAAGCCGTAAATCTGCCGATGAGCTGGCAAATAAACTTCAAAAAGAGAGATATCGCGTTTTACCCTATCATGCTGGGTTGAGTTCTGATTTGAGGAACGAGACGCAGAATAAATTTGTTAAAGATGACTTTGAGATAATCGTGGCAACAATAGCCTTCGGGATGGGGATAGATAAATCGAATATCCGTTTTGTGGTCCATTATGACCTCCCAAAGAATCTTGAAAGTTATTATCAGGAAACGGGCAGGGCTGGAAGGGACGGGGATAAGGCAGATTGCATTCTCTTTTTCAGCCGTGGAGATAAGGCAAAAATAGAGTACTTTATCGAGCAGAAATCGGAGGAAAGAGAGAGGCGAATTGCGTATAAGAAGTTGCACGATATGGTTGAGTTTTGTGAGAGTCAGGGCTGTCGCAGGAAGATCCTGTTGAAGTACTTTGGGGAAGCCTATGATAAAACGAACTGTGGAAGTTGTGATAATTGCATAGAACCGAAAGAAAAGATCGATGGAACCAACATCGCTCAAAAGATCATATTATGTGTCTCCCAAGTTAAAGAAAGATTTGGCGTGAACTATATCGCTGATGTTCTGTGCGGCTCAAAGAGTCAAAAGATAATCCGCAATCGACATGATATCTTATCAATTTATGGTACTGGCAGGGAATACTCAAGAAAACGGTGGCAGACTTTTACCAGGGAACTAATTCAACTTGGGTTTCTGAGATTGGAAGGTGATAGATACCCAATCGTTAAGCTTACACAGAAGAGTCAGGATATTTTATCTGGGGAAGAGCAAGTTTTACTGACCAGGCCGGTAGAAGAAGTTAGGATAACAGAAAAATCTGCTGACGAGGACTTTGATCATGATTTATTTGAAATGTTGAGAGGTTTGAGGAAGAGGCTCGCTGATGCAGAAGGTATGCCACCGTATATCATCTTTCATGATTCAAGTTTGAAGGCGATGGCAAGATATTTTCCCCAGACTCTATCCGACTTTCGGAAGATAGATGGTGTCGGTGAAAGCAAGCTGGAGAAGTATGGGGAAATATTCGTGAAAGAGATTGCGGATTACTGTCAAGATTATAGAATCGAGCATATACGAAAAGTTCATCCTCGAGCGTATGAACCATGGACAAAAGATGAAGATGAAAGACTAATCAGAGAATACAGGTCTGGTAAAAGTATAGAAGAGCTTATGGAACTATTTGGAAGACAAAGCGGTGGTATTAAGTCAAGATTGAAGAAACTGGGGTTACATTGA